The Aeromicrobium yanjiei genome includes a region encoding these proteins:
- a CDS encoding PQQ-binding-like beta-propeller repeat protein yields the protein MRRLAALVATIAVGLTACTGGDEPKKKGKDDTARALPVPAKAPTARGPATGPALQPKVLLAASDELEKMASGSSSDALVERRSGAFVSGRTIVGYSVDDLSGYDLASGEQKWTADLDMGTGGVCFVSQPDRAVKSFTVAYGADSYCSDLATISVADGKVLSTSKRLSDVLNAPAEFDGPSGGAVDHLFTVGGRDHIVDTSGAVWKMAKGEPQPVVRLEADSYDQLHTTPEGDVLIGTRSDNRGRCHVDGYALPSFKHLWTADNGALFPEVRDDCLISAAPGNAAWLVQQADGRVHMAQVDPLTGKVLGRDDAASDSGGRAPEGQLDVASAANQLDRALGLPGGDTIFAQVRGLSRYSLETGKMVWDLDLSQLELDSEEDYPLTTVLPQGVTPDGHVLASVSNNTGVEIVAADVKTGKLAARWPVPAEYRNGFQTEPGMTLFAEGVVLTRNFDAWRRAFTGYAAPKEPKGGKYDIGVFTYPQPDSSAARAVPTAGPTDTDVEVLGGVETPPRAANERHAGALSTGSTVVTYAGNVVTGLDPASGKQKWTLQVDDAKDARVCSAAEPDRDVKTFTIAYRSGGERAECDALLRVNAADGTVIDRLDLPRGAKRVSQMIVHDGVVLIVTGDSRVSRFQGGQLVPVARLARQPYQVERTPEDPSLLISTSKLQGGRDWAIDAYRMPGFERVWSTKAKKVLSKVDVRNPIWTWRGNGLWISTTFGDMSDPEGTVKDALVALDPATGRVVGRSGSVKRDYLADDLATFSLWSAVSSSHVSVGFDDGEVIVLQPQGVVRYSLRDREARWRTSTSSIKDSMERDRLNSLATERIDLVDGGKAVLVTMSNGVSVEVMTLDAASGKITGRWNVPKEARNGLQAGPDVTPFDGGFALTRNDYSWSSAYDATGRRVPADPLHDAGLFALPKPKEPKKE from the coding sequence GTGAGGCGTCTGGCGGCGTTGGTCGCCACCATCGCGGTGGGGCTGACGGCGTGCACGGGCGGGGACGAGCCGAAGAAGAAGGGCAAGGACGACACGGCGCGAGCGCTGCCGGTCCCGGCGAAGGCTCCGACCGCACGCGGGCCGGCGACCGGGCCGGCGCTGCAGCCCAAGGTGCTGCTCGCGGCCTCGGACGAGCTGGAGAAGATGGCCTCCGGCTCCTCGAGCGACGCCCTCGTCGAGCGCCGTTCCGGTGCCTTCGTGAGCGGGCGCACGATCGTCGGCTACTCCGTCGACGACCTCTCGGGGTACGACCTCGCATCCGGTGAGCAGAAGTGGACGGCCGATCTCGACATGGGCACCGGCGGAGTCTGTTTCGTCTCGCAGCCGGACCGCGCGGTGAAGAGCTTCACGGTCGCGTACGGCGCCGACTCGTACTGCTCGGATCTCGCGACCATCTCGGTCGCGGACGGCAAGGTGCTGTCGACCTCCAAGCGGCTCAGCGATGTTCTCAACGCGCCCGCCGAGTTCGACGGACCTTCGGGCGGCGCAGTCGACCACCTGTTCACGGTCGGCGGACGCGACCACATCGTCGACACGTCCGGTGCCGTCTGGAAGATGGCCAAGGGCGAGCCCCAACCTGTCGTCCGCCTCGAGGCGGACTCCTACGACCAGCTCCACACAACCCCCGAGGGCGACGTCCTCATCGGGACGCGCAGCGACAATCGCGGTCGGTGCCACGTGGACGGCTACGCCCTGCCGTCGTTCAAGCACCTCTGGACCGCGGACAACGGTGCACTGTTCCCCGAGGTGCGGGACGACTGCCTGATCTCGGCCGCACCCGGGAACGCCGCGTGGCTCGTGCAGCAGGCCGATGGCCGGGTCCACATGGCGCAGGTGGACCCCCTGACGGGCAAGGTCCTGGGCCGCGACGATGCGGCGTCCGACAGCGGAGGACGTGCGCCCGAGGGACAGCTCGATGTCGCGAGCGCCGCGAACCAGCTCGACCGGGCCCTCGGACTGCCGGGAGGAGACACGATCTTCGCGCAGGTCCGCGGGCTGTCGCGCTACTCGCTGGAGACCGGGAAGATGGTGTGGGACCTGGATCTCAGCCAGCTCGAGCTCGACTCCGAGGAGGACTACCCGCTGACGACGGTCCTGCCGCAGGGCGTCACGCCGGACGGTCACGTCCTTGCGTCGGTCAGCAACAACACCGGGGTCGAGATCGTCGCGGCCGACGTCAAGACCGGCAAGCTCGCGGCACGGTGGCCCGTCCCCGCGGAGTACCGCAACGGTTTCCAGACCGAGCCGGGCATGACGTTGTTCGCGGAGGGTGTCGTGCTGACCCGCAACTTCGATGCCTGGCGGCGTGCCTTCACCGGCTATGCCGCTCCGAAGGAGCCGAAGGGCGGCAAGTACGACATCGGCGTCTTCACCTACCCGCAGCCCGACAGCTCGGCGGCTCGGGCGGTGCCAACCGCAGGGCCGACCGATACCGACGTCGAGGTCCTCGGCGGTGTCGAGACCCCACCACGTGCCGCGAACGAACGTCATGCCGGAGCGCTCAGCACCGGATCCACGGTCGTGACGTACGCCGGGAACGTCGTGACGGGTCTGGACCCCGCGTCGGGGAAGCAGAAGTGGACCCTGCAGGTGGACGACGCCAAGGACGCGCGCGTCTGCTCGGCGGCGGAGCCGGACCGGGACGTGAAGACGTTCACGATCGCCTATCGCTCGGGCGGGGAGCGGGCTGAGTGCGACGCGCTGCTGCGTGTGAACGCCGCGGACGGGACGGTGATCGATCGGCTGGACCTGCCGCGCGGGGCGAAGCGGGTGTCGCAGATGATCGTCCACGACGGCGTCGTGCTCATCGTGACCGGCGACTCGAGGGTGAGTCGCTTCCAGGGCGGGCAGCTGGTGCCGGTTGCGAGGCTCGCACGTCAGCCGTACCAGGTGGAGCGGACGCCCGAGGACCCGTCGCTGCTGATCAGCACCTCGAAGCTCCAGGGGGGACGTGACTGGGCGATCGACGCCTATCGCATGCCGGGGTTCGAGCGGGTCTGGTCGACGAAGGCGAAGAAGGTGCTGTCCAAGGTCGACGTGAGGAACCCGATCTGGACGTGGCGCGGCAACGGCCTGTGGATCTCCACGACGTTCGGCGACATGTCCGATCCGGAGGGGACGGTCAAGGACGCTCTCGTGGCCCTCGACCCCGCCACGGGCCGGGTCGTCGGCCGATCAGGCTCGGTCAAGCGCGACTACCTCGCCGACGACCTGGCGACGTTCTCCCTGTGGAGTGCGGTCTCGTCCAGTCACGTCAGTGTCGGTTTCGACGACGGCGAGGTGATCGTCCTGCAGCCCCAAGGCGTCGTGCGCTACTCGCTGAGGGACCGCGAGGCCCGCTGGAGGACCAGCACCTCGTCGATCAAGGACTCGATGGAGCGGGACCGGCTGAACTCGCTGGCGACGGAGCGGATCGACCTCGTCGACGGGGGCAAGGCGGTGCTCGTGACCATGAGCAACGGCGTCTCGGTCGAGGTGA